One part of the Glycine max cultivar Williams 82 chromosome 14, Glycine_max_v4.0, whole genome shotgun sequence genome encodes these proteins:
- the LOC100806179 gene encoding uncharacterized protein, giving the protein MEKKVLDLILVPSGFLVMLAYHFWLLHQIMKHPTKTVIGVNAINRRLWVQAMMEDVSKNGVLAVQSLRNNIMASTLLASTAIMLSSLIAVLMSSGNERKTVVYEVFGDRSELGLSIKFFSILVCFLLAFLLNVQSIRYYSHASILINVPFKKVSPNLRHQMLTAEYVANTVNRGSYFWSLGLRAFYFSFPLFMWLFGPIPVFFSCVALVFMLYFLDVTFECGCAGVSDTHSVESAELNKHNVDVEIGKAN; this is encoded by the exons ATGGAAAAGAAAGTCCTTGATCTCATATTAGTCCCAAGTGGCTTCCTTGTGATGTTGGCTTACCATTTCTGGCTCCTCCACCAAATCATGAAACACCCCACCAAAACAGTCATTGGTGTCAATGCAATCAATCGCCGTTTATGGGTCCAAGCCATGATGGag GATGTGTCCAAGAATGGGGTTCTAGCAGTGCAATCTTTGAGGAACAACATAATGGCATCAACCCTTTTGGCTTCAACAGCTATAATGTTGAGTTCTCTCATTGCTGTGTTAATGAGCAGTGGCAATGAGAGAAAAACCGTGGTTTATGAGGTGTTTGGGGACAGGAGTGAGCTTGGTTTGTCCATAAAGTTCTTTTCCATATTGGTGTGTTTCTTGTTGGCGTTTTTGTTGAATGTGCAATCCATAAGATACTATAGCCATGCAAGCATCTTAATCAACGTGCCCTTCAAGAAAGTGTCTCCAAACCTTAGGCACCAAATGCTCACAGCTGAGTATGTTGCCAACACTGTGAACCGAGGCAGTTACTTCTGGTCCCTCGGCTTGCGTGCCTTCTACTTCTCTTTCCCTCTCTTCATGTGGCTCTTTGGACCCATTCCAGTGTTCTTCTCTTGCGTTGCCCTTGTTTTCATGCTATACTTCTTGGATGTTACATTTGAGTGTGGATGTGCTGGAGTTTCTGACACTCATAGTGTTGAATCTGCTGAATTGAACAAACACAATGTTGATGTGGAAATTGGAAAGGCCAATTAG